A stretch of Heterodontus francisci isolate sHetFra1 chromosome 1, sHetFra1.hap1, whole genome shotgun sequence DNA encodes these proteins:
- the LOC137345191 gene encoding BRI3-binding protein-like: MVLVVAVFVSVDSVKSRRQTDYEKQNNFFRRAASGVYRNLAAVFGEDNVQAVQKFFSRITEQFVFSMDVLVDTVWKIWTDLLDVLGIDGSNLNQYLNSATAVNHPTQVLLLIVAVLVAYWFLSMFLGLLFYALRTTFGCFFWIARIVFFALACLYILQKSEGDPEGAVLPLCFVVLSYIMTGPVGFYWRRSVNHVEEKLDHLDGQIRLMNIRLLRVLEKLDQNTV, from the coding sequence ATGGTGTTGGTGGTGGCTGTGTTTGTGTCGGTGGACTCGGTGAAATCCCGCCGGCAGACCGACTACGAAAAGCAAAATAACTTCTTCAGGCGGGCGGCGAGTGGCGTTTACCGGAACCTGGCGGCCGTGTTCGGGGAAGACAACGTACAGGCGGTGCAAAAGTTCTTCTCCAGGATCACCGAGCAGTTTGTGTTTAGCATGGATGTGTTGGTGGACACCGTGTGGAAGATATGGACAGATCTCCTGGATGTTCTTGGAATTGACGGATCAAACCTGAACCAGTATCTGAACTCGGCGACTGCTGTAAACCATCCAACTCAAGTTCTGCTGTTAATTGTTGCTGTACTTGTAGCTTATTGGTTTTTGTCAATGTTTCTGGGTCTTTTATTTTATGCATTACGCACAACGTTTGGCTGCTTTTTCTGGATCGCGCGAATTGTCTTTTTTGCCCTCGCTTGCCTATACATTCTTCAGAAATCTGAAGGTGACCCTGAAGGTGCTGTGCTCCCGCTTTGTTTTGTAGTTTTGTCATACATTATGACTGGTCCAGTTGGCTTTTATTGGCGGAGGAGTGTTAATCATGTAGAGGAAAAACTCGATCATCTTGATGGTCAAATCAGGCTTATGAACATTCGTCTCCTTAGGGTATTGGAAAAACTTGACCAAAATACTGTTTAG